The genomic interval AGCCTTTAAAGGAAGACTCCGCCCCCAGCCGCTTCAGCTCCTTGGCGGCGATGGTATCCAGCTCTTTAGTGTTCATACCCGGTTTCATCTGTTTGGTCAGCGTCCTTAATATTTCCGCGACAATCTGGCCGGATTGCCGCATTACGGCTATTTCCTGTTCTGACTTAATTTCAATTCCCATGATATGATTTCGCTTAACCCAGCGCGGTCATTATTTTCCGGTGTACCGCTTCCGGCCCGCCTTCACTGACAACCTCCAGCAGCTTGCCTGCTTTTTTATAATACGCAATCAGCGGGGAAGTCTCTTTGTTATATACCTCCAGCCGCTTCTTAATCGTCTCCGTGTTATCATCGGCGCGCTGGTAAAGCTCTCCGCCGCAGCGGTCGCACTTGCCCTTCACCTTGGGCGGGTTGTCCACCTCGTGGTAGGGGGCCTGGCAGTTGCGGCAAACCCAGCGTCCGCCCAGCCTCCGCAGCACCTCTTCCTTGTTTACCACGATGTTTACCACCTTATCGATAGTCCGGGACTTCTGCGTCATCGCTTTGTCCAGGGCTTTGGCCTGCTCTATGTTCCTGGGGAAGCCGTCAAAAATAGCGCCGTTGGCGCAATCCGGGGCGGACAGCCTCTCCAGCACCATCTGGATGGTTATCTCGTCCGGGACCAGCTGTCCCTTTTCCATGTAGACCTTGGCTTTCTTGCCCAGCTCCGTTTGCTGCTGGAGCGCCTTGCGGAAAAGGTCGCCGGATGCTACCTGCACCAGCTTCAATTTCTCCGCCAGCATTACTGCCTGCGTCCCTTTCCCCGCGCCGGGGGCTCCCAGGAGAACAATATACACTTTTACTCCTATTTTATAAAGCCTTCATAGCGCCGCATTACCAGCTGCGCTTCCAGTTGTTTCATCGTATCCAGTACCACACCCACCACAATCAGCATGCCCAGACTGGAAAGCTGGATTTGCTGTACGTTGGTTATGGTACGCGCCAGGAAGGGCATTATCGCCACGAATGCCAGGAACAAGGCCCCCGCCCAGGTGATACGGTTGATGACGCCGCTGATATAGGTGGCGGTGTTCTTGCCGGGGCGGATACCGGGGATAAAGCCCCCCTGTTTTTGCAGCGTGCCGGGTAGGTCCTGCTGCTGATAGGTAATTATAGTATAAAAGAAGGTAAATGCGATAGATAAAACGAAATAGAAAATCCAGTAAAAAGCGCCCACCGGTAAATCCGTATTCGGGTTGAACCACCGGACTATCTGGTGCGCGAACCCGCTGCCGTGGTCGAAATAGCTGGCTACCACCCCTGGGAACAGCACGATGGACATGGAAAAGATTAGCGGTATCATGCCGGAGGAATTAACGCGCATGGGGATATGGGTGCTGCCGGACTGCCGGTACATGCGGCCGCCGCGGAGCACACTGCGGGCATACTGCACCGGTACGCGGCGGTGCGCCTCGGTAAAGATGACGATGAGGATGATGGTCACCAGCACGATGGCGATGTAGACCAGCAGCCCCATGATATTGCTCTTGGCCAGGAAGCCCTCTCGTATCAGGGACGGGTAGCCGGCCACGATGCCGCCGAAGATGATAATGGAGATGCCGTTGCCGATGCCGTATTC from Dehalococcoidales bacterium carries:
- a CDS encoding adenylate kinase, encoding MYIVLLGAPGAGKGTQAVMLAEKLKLVQVASGDLFRKALQQQTELGKKAKVYMEKGQLVPDEITIQMVLERLSAPDCANGAIFDGFPRNIEQAKALDKAMTQKSRTIDKVVNIVVNKEEVLRRLGGRWVCRNCQAPYHEVDNPPKVKGKCDRCGGELYQRADDNTETIKKRLEVYNKETSPLIAYYKKAGKLLEVVSEGGPEAVHRKIMTALG
- the secY gene encoding preprotein translocase subunit SecY translates to MRQKSSRPRLLQAMIDAFSLPDLRRRILITVGILVVFRFISHVPLPGLNPEALKNLFESNALLGMLDLFSGGAMKQFSVASMGVYPYITASIVIILLVPVIPRLQALSQEGESGKNKINMITHWLTVPLAGLSGYGQLVILQRAGAVDFSNLPAGVNVPLLTATIVMSLIAGTLFLVWLGELITEYGIGNGISIIIFGGIVAGYPSLIREGFLAKSNIMGLLVYIAIVLVTIILIVIFTEAHRRVPVQYARSVLRGGRMYRQSGSTHIPMRVNSSGMIPLIFSMSIVLFPGVVASYFDHGSGFAHQIVRWFNPNTDLPVGAFYWIFYFVLSIAFTFFYTIITYQQQDLPGTLQKQGGFIPGIRPGKNTATYISGVINRITWAGALFLAFVAIMPFLARTITNVQQIQLSSLGMLIVVGVVLDTMKQLEAQLVMRRYEGFIK